One Gordonia sp. SID5947 genomic region harbors:
- the pstB gene encoding phosphate ABC transporter ATP-binding protein PstB: protein MAKRLDIKDLNIYYGAFHAVKDVTLEVPPRCITAFIGPSGCGKSTVLRTLNRMHEVTPGAYATGKVLLDSEDIYAKGVDPVSVRATIGMVFQRPNPFPTMSIRDNVVAGLKLQGLRNKAQLDEVAERSLRGANLWDEVKDRLDKPGGGLSGGQQQRLCIARAIAVSPDVLLMDEPCSALDPISTLAIEDLMGELKKEYTIVIVTHNMQQAARVSDQTAFFNLEGIGQPGQLVELNDTETMFSSPLKQETEDYISGRFG, encoded by the coding sequence ATGGCAAAGCGCCTCGACATCAAAGACCTCAACATCTACTACGGCGCATTCCACGCGGTGAAGGATGTGACGCTGGAGGTTCCGCCGCGTTGCATCACCGCCTTCATCGGCCCGTCGGGCTGCGGCAAGTCGACGGTGCTGCGCACGCTCAATCGCATGCACGAGGTGACCCCCGGCGCGTACGCGACCGGCAAGGTGCTCCTCGACAGCGAGGACATCTATGCCAAGGGCGTCGACCCGGTCAGCGTCCGCGCGACCATCGGAATGGTCTTCCAGCGCCCGAACCCGTTTCCCACCATGTCGATTCGCGACAACGTGGTGGCCGGTCTGAAGCTTCAGGGCTTGCGGAACAAGGCCCAGCTCGACGAGGTCGCCGAGCGCAGTCTGCGCGGCGCCAATCTGTGGGACGAGGTGAAGGATCGACTCGACAAGCCCGGCGGTGGGCTGTCCGGTGGTCAGCAGCAGCGACTCTGCATCGCGCGGGCGATCGCGGTGTCGCCGGATGTCTTGCTGATGGACGAGCCGTGTTCGGCGCTCGATCCCATCTCGACGTTGGCGATCGAGGACCTGATGGGTGAGCTCAAGAAGGAGTACACGATCGTCATCGTCACCCACAACATGCAGCAGGCGGCCCGCGTCAGCGATCAGACCGCATTCTTCAACCTGGAAGGTATCGGCCAGCCGGGTCAGCTCGTCGAGCTGAACGACACCGAGACGATGTTCTCCAGCCCGCTCAAGCAGGAGACCGAGGACTACATCTCGGGCCGCTTCGGCTGA
- the pstA gene encoding phosphate ABC transporter permease PstA, with protein MSVTLDTRPSEPVKRHRSGFQPVAGRRKVVNQATKILVSLALLIALVPLVWLVVTLVARGIEPILDPQWWTAAERRGGAANAIVGTLVQTALAAVISVPLGIFVAIYLVEYSNGKSFLARTTTFMVDILSGVPSIVAALFIYAVWRTSLGLPRMGFVVSLALVLLMVPLVVRATEEMLKIVPQDLREASYALGIPKWKTIARVVLPTALSGIVTGVMLAIARVMGESAPVLILVGSTRALNWNPFAGNQESLPLMMVQQYNNGPGALDKVWGGALTLVILVAIVYFGAKAVAKLFAPKTS; from the coding sequence ATGTCCGTGACCCTCGATACACGGCCGAGTGAACCGGTCAAACGTCACCGGTCCGGTTTTCAGCCGGTGGCCGGCCGACGCAAGGTCGTCAACCAGGCAACGAAGATCCTCGTCTCGCTGGCGTTGTTGATCGCTCTGGTGCCTCTGGTGTGGCTGGTCGTCACGCTCGTCGCCCGGGGGATCGAACCCATTCTGGACCCGCAGTGGTGGACTGCCGCCGAACGCCGGGGCGGCGCAGCCAACGCGATAGTCGGCACGCTCGTGCAGACCGCTCTGGCCGCGGTGATCTCCGTCCCGCTCGGCATCTTCGTGGCGATCTACCTGGTCGAGTACAGCAACGGCAAGTCTTTCCTCGCCCGCACCACGACCTTCATGGTCGACATCCTGTCCGGTGTCCCGTCGATCGTGGCCGCACTGTTCATCTACGCGGTCTGGCGCACGTCGCTCGGACTCCCGCGAATGGGCTTCGTCGTCTCGCTCGCGCTGGTGCTCCTGATGGTGCCGTTGGTGGTGCGCGCAACCGAGGAGATGCTGAAGATCGTCCCGCAGGACCTGCGAGAGGCGTCTTATGCGTTGGGCATCCCGAAGTGGAAGACCATCGCGCGAGTGGTCCTCCCGACGGCGCTGTCGGGCATCGTCACCGGCGTGATGTTGGCAATCGCGCGTGTCATGGGTGAATCCGCGCCCGTGCTGATCCTGGTCGGCTCGACACGGGCGTTGAACTGGAATCCCTTCGCGGGCAACCAGGAATCGCTCCCGCTGATGATGGTGCAGCAGTACAACAACGGTCCCGGCGCCCTCGACAAGGTGTGGGGTGGGGCGCTGACCCTGGTCATCCTGGTCGCGATCGTGTACTTCGGTGCCAAAGCCGTGGCGAAGTTGTTCGCCCCCAAGACCTCCTGA
- the pstS gene encoding phosphate ABC transporter substrate-binding protein PstS, producing MKINRNGALAAVSTIAMVALVSACSSGGDTTTIGGEGSTAQQKAMEHFSDVLTDNGDIVMDYTGSGSGDGIKKFIAGDVDFAGSDSALKPDEVTAAKERCNGNDAWHIPLVAGPVAVAYNVDGVDNLTLNSTVLAGIFDSKITKWNDPAIAALNPGVTLPAENIVPVHRSDSSGTTDNFQRFLQASAPQAWPYEHSKEFQGKGGSAASKSTGVGDTVKKTPGSITYVEWGFATENNLGVAKVDFGAGPVALTSETAGKALDSVKFKQPGSKDLVVDTDALFASKTAGAYPLLLTTYEIVCSTGYSDENISSTLKDAFTTILNSGQDGLADIGYVQLPDAYKATLQGTVDSLGGGSGGQNS from the coding sequence GTGAAGATCAATCGGAACGGTGCGTTGGCAGCGGTATCGACCATTGCAATGGTCGCCTTGGTCAGCGCATGCAGTAGTGGCGGGGACACCACGACGATCGGCGGCGAGGGCTCGACAGCCCAGCAGAAGGCGATGGAGCACTTCAGCGATGTGTTGACCGACAACGGCGACATCGTGATGGATTACACGGGCAGTGGCTCGGGCGACGGCATCAAGAAGTTCATCGCGGGCGATGTCGACTTCGCCGGATCGGATTCGGCGCTCAAGCCCGATGAGGTCACCGCGGCAAAGGAACGTTGCAACGGCAACGACGCCTGGCACATCCCGCTGGTCGCCGGTCCGGTGGCCGTCGCCTACAACGTCGACGGTGTCGACAACCTCACCCTGAACTCGACGGTTCTGGCCGGCATCTTCGACTCGAAGATCACCAAGTGGAACGACCCCGCGATCGCGGCGCTCAATCCCGGCGTGACCCTGCCTGCCGAGAACATCGTGCCGGTCCACCGCAGTGACAGCTCGGGCACCACCGACAACTTCCAGCGGTTCCTGCAGGCATCGGCGCCCCAGGCCTGGCCGTACGAGCACAGCAAAGAATTCCAGGGCAAGGGCGGCTCGGCCGCGTCCAAGTCGACGGGCGTCGGCGACACCGTCAAGAAGACCCCGGGTTCGATCACCTATGTCGAGTGGGGCTTCGCGACCGAGAACAATCTGGGTGTCGCCAAGGTCGACTTCGGTGCGGGTCCGGTCGCGCTGACCTCCGAGACGGCCGGCAAGGCCCTCGACTCGGTCAAGTTCAAGCAGCCGGGCAGCAAGGACCTCGTGGTGGACACCGACGCACTCTTCGCGTCGAAGACTGCCGGCGCTTACCCGTTGCTGCTGACCACCTACGAGATCGTGTGCTCCACGGGCTACTCCGACGAGAACATCAGCTCGACCCTCAAGGATGCGTTCACCACCATCCTGAACTCGGGTCAGGATGGCCTCGCCGACATCGGGTACGTGCAGCTGCCGGACGCCTACAAGGCGACCCTGCAGGGCACTGTCGACAGTCTGGGCGGCGGCTCGGGCGGTCAGAACTCCTGA
- the mshD gene encoding mycothiol synthase, whose protein sequence is MPPQTGTDGAEPTVVDRLTPETADFARGLVRSATDADGVAPLSEQSVTAIESGSEQGVRHLVSTAGYANVIAGRSGEPAMIEAVVDPTRRRQGYGRSLLAAAFDVAREITADPAPRVWAHGDLPGAVALAASIGLARRRELMQLRRPLPPAGDALPPLEIDDQTVLRTYAGAADDAEILRVNNAAFDWHPEQGGWTQAQITERVRSDWFDAKGLFLASDAGDPDRLLGFHWTKVHDPSLGEVYIVGVDPAAQGRGLGRLLTLAGLHHLAALGIGEVELYVEGDNAAALHTYERLGFTRYAIDVAYG, encoded by the coding sequence GTGCCACCACAAACGGGAACTGACGGCGCCGAGCCCACGGTCGTCGACCGGCTGACGCCCGAGACCGCCGACTTCGCGCGCGGGCTGGTGAGGTCCGCGACCGACGCCGACGGTGTCGCCCCGCTTTCCGAACAGTCGGTGACGGCCATCGAGTCAGGATCGGAACAGGGTGTCCGTCACCTGGTCTCGACCGCGGGTTATGCCAACGTGATCGCCGGACGGTCGGGCGAGCCGGCGATGATCGAGGCGGTGGTCGATCCGACCCGCCGTCGGCAGGGGTACGGCCGCTCGCTGCTCGCCGCGGCTTTCGACGTGGCACGCGAGATCACCGCCGATCCGGCGCCGCGGGTCTGGGCACACGGCGACCTCCCGGGTGCGGTGGCGCTCGCGGCGAGTATAGGTCTCGCGCGTCGACGCGAATTGATGCAACTCCGGCGACCGCTCCCGCCGGCCGGCGACGCACTCCCGCCGCTCGAGATCGACGACCAGACCGTGTTGCGCACCTACGCGGGCGCCGCCGACGACGCGGAGATCCTGCGGGTCAACAATGCCGCGTTCGACTGGCATCCCGAACAGGGGGGATGGACGCAGGCGCAGATCACCGAGCGGGTCCGCAGCGATTGGTTCGACGCGAAGGGGCTGTTCCTCGCATCCGACGCGGGGGACCCGGACCGGTTGCTCGGCTTCCATTGGACCAAGGTGCATGACCCGAGCCTGGGGGAGGTCTACATCGTCGGGGTCGATCCCGCAGCCCAGGGGCGCGGCCTCGGTCGGCTGCTGACCCTGGCGGGACTGCATCATCTCGCCGCTCTCGGTATCGGCGAGGTGGAGCTCTATGTGGAGGGCGACAACGCTGCCGCACTGCACACATACGAGCGGCTCGGCTTCACGAGGTACGCGATCGACGTCGCCTACGGGTGA
- a CDS encoding response regulator transcription factor translates to MDLLLLTADPNPEAVLPSLSLLAHTVRVAPTEVSSLMEAGNADVAIVDARTDLAAARGLCRLLGSTGSAAPVAAVLTEGGLVAVNADWGLDEFLLPGTGPAELDARLRLLVVRTRGMTTEEASGKVTLGELIIDEGTYTARLRGRPLDLTYKEFELLKYLAQNAGRVFTRAQLLQEVWGYDFFGGTRTVDVHVRRLRAKLGSEHESLIGTVRNVGYKAVRPNRGRGSAEPDTSVDVMPDGADGFDADDFDGPLDEEFSATTNGN, encoded by the coding sequence ATGGATCTCTTATTGTTGACAGCCGATCCGAATCCAGAGGCAGTACTGCCGTCCCTGTCGCTTCTCGCACACACCGTGCGCGTGGCGCCGACCGAGGTCTCCTCTCTGATGGAGGCGGGCAACGCCGACGTCGCGATCGTCGACGCCCGCACGGATCTCGCTGCGGCCCGCGGACTCTGCCGGTTGCTCGGCAGCACCGGGTCGGCCGCGCCGGTGGCGGCGGTGCTCACCGAGGGCGGGCTCGTCGCGGTGAATGCCGACTGGGGGCTCGACGAATTCCTGTTGCCCGGCACCGGACCTGCCGAACTCGACGCCCGTCTGCGGTTGCTGGTGGTGCGTACTCGCGGTATGACGACCGAGGAGGCGAGTGGCAAGGTCACCCTCGGCGAGCTGATCATCGACGAGGGCACCTACACGGCCCGGCTGCGCGGCCGCCCACTGGATCTGACCTACAAGGAGTTCGAACTCCTCAAGTACCTGGCCCAGAATGCCGGTCGCGTTTTCACCAGAGCTCAACTCCTGCAGGAGGTCTGGGGATATGACTTCTTCGGCGGTACCCGTACTGTCGACGTCCACGTCCGCCGCCTCCGCGCAAAGCTGGGCAGCGAACACGAATCCCTGATCGGTACGGTACGCAATGTCGGGTACAAAGCGGTCCGCCCGAACCGCGGTAGGGGGTCGGCCGAACCCGACACCTCGGTCGACGTGATGCCCGACGGGGCAGACGGATTCGATGCCGATGACTTCGACGGACCGCTCGACGAGGAGTTCAGTGCCACCACAAACGGGAACTGA
- a CDS encoding LmeA family phospholipid-binding protein: MSRSAVNKASGGGRQHESRRRHEHRYRGRRILGVGIVGVVVVALVLLLTDTVAAMRTEHDFSRALVTSPRLTYEPEVTISGFPFLADARTGDFAGAVITARGVPVDCASPAGCRAELGATLGSWSAPNGFDIESGDLLHTSSMEAYTRLDSVNLGRMLGILDLTVNTPAPEDKAGAAARVTVCSPGRRGCC; the protein is encoded by the coding sequence ATGTCGCGTTCCGCTGTTAACAAGGCGTCCGGGGGAGGCCGACAGCATGAATCCCGGCGCCGCCACGAACACCGGTACCGGGGGCGCCGGATTCTGGGTGTCGGCATCGTCGGGGTGGTCGTCGTCGCGCTCGTGTTGCTCCTGACCGACACCGTCGCGGCCATGCGTACCGAACACGATTTCTCCCGTGCTTTGGTCACGTCACCTCGTCTCACCTATGAGCCCGAGGTCACCATCAGCGGTTTTCCGTTCCTGGCCGACGCGCGCACAGGAGACTTCGCCGGCGCGGTGATCACTGCCCGCGGCGTCCCGGTCGACTGCGCTTCGCCGGCCGGCTGTCGTGCCGAACTCGGCGCGACCTTGGGCTCGTGGTCGGCTCCGAACGGCTTCGACATCGAGTCGGGTGACTTATTGCACACTTCCTCGATGGAGGCCTACACCCGGCTGGATTCGGTGAACCTCGGACGCATGCTCGGCATCCTCGACCTGACCGTCAACACCCCGGCCCCGGAGGACAAAGCCGGGGCGGCGGCCCGGGTGACGGTCTGCTCACCAGGACGTCGGGGGTGTTGCTGA
- a CDS encoding LmeA family phospholipid-binding protein gives MLLTGTVPLPPIATDTRIPPSASAYPGPKVKVSVVVDLSVVNGRLRISATDFYRGPEEHVDAEIADELRGYVLSRFTATLPPMPLPWQTTATEAHSEGSDVLLAGERGPADLVPRDF, from the coding sequence GTGTTGCTGACCGGAACCGTCCCCCTGCCCCCGATCGCCACCGACACCCGGATACCGCCGTCGGCGTCGGCGTATCCGGGCCCGAAGGTGAAGGTCAGCGTCGTCGTGGATCTCTCCGTCGTCAACGGACGCCTGCGCATCTCTGCGACGGACTTCTATCGAGGGCCCGAGGAGCACGTCGACGCCGAGATCGCCGACGAGCTCCGCGGGTATGTCCTCTCCCGGTTCACCGCGACGCTCCCACCCATGCCGCTCCCCTGGCAGACGACGGCCACCGAGGCCCACAGTGAGGGCAGCGACGTTCTCCTGGCCGGTGAGCGAGGGCCTGCCGATCTCGTCCCGCGCGATTTCTGA
- a CDS encoding sulfurtransferase encodes MARSDVLVSADWAEQNLNTDGIVFVEVDEDTSAYDGGHIAGAVKVDWKTDLQDPVRRDFVDAEQFSKLLSERGIANDDTVVLYGGNNNWFAAYAYWYFKLYGHNDVKLLDGGRKKWELDGRPLSTDAVSRPATTYKAAEPDLTIRAFRDETVAAIGNKNLVDVRSPDEFSGKILAPAHLPQEQSQRPGHIPGAINVPWSKAANEDGTFKSDEDLAELYSEAGLDGEKETIAYCRIGERSSHTWFVLKELLGHQNVKNYDGSWTEYGSLVGVPVELGEGK; translated from the coding sequence ATGGCACGTTCCGACGTCCTGGTCAGCGCCGATTGGGCTGAGCAGAACCTCAACACCGACGGAATCGTCTTCGTCGAGGTCGACGAGGACACCTCCGCCTACGACGGCGGCCACATCGCCGGCGCCGTGAAGGTCGACTGGAAGACCGACCTGCAGGATCCGGTCCGCCGCGACTTCGTCGACGCCGAGCAGTTCTCCAAGCTGCTGAGCGAGCGGGGCATCGCCAACGACGACACCGTCGTCCTCTACGGCGGCAACAACAACTGGTTCGCCGCCTACGCCTACTGGTACTTCAAGCTGTACGGCCACAACGACGTCAAGCTCCTCGACGGCGGCCGCAAGAAGTGGGAGCTCGACGGCCGCCCGCTGTCGACCGACGCGGTGAGCCGTCCGGCCACCACCTACAAGGCCGCCGAGCCGGATCTGACCATCCGCGCGTTCCGTGACGAGACCGTCGCGGCCATCGGCAACAAGAACCTCGTCGACGTGCGCAGCCCAGACGAGTTCTCCGGCAAGATCCTCGCACCGGCTCACCTCCCCCAGGAGCAGAGCCAGCGTCCCGGCCACATCCCCGGCGCCATCAACGTGCCGTGGAGCAAGGCCGCAAACGAGGACGGCACGTTCAAGAGCGACGAGGACCTCGCCGAGCTGTACTCCGAAGCCGGTCTGGACGGCGAGAAGGAGACCATCGCCTACTGCCGCATCGGCGAGCGTTCGAGCCACACCTGGTTCGTGCTGAAGGAACTCCTCGGCCACCAGAACGTGAAGAACTACGACGGCAGCTGGACCGAATACGGCTCGCTGGTCGGCGTGCCCGTCGAGCTCGGAGAAGGAAAGTAA
- a CDS encoding DUF1416 domain-containing protein, which translates to MCAAPKQGQKLPAGVDVEKETVLTGQVNDSEGTPVAGAFVRLLDSTGEFTAEVVASPTGDFRFFAAPGTWTLRALSSVGNGDVTISPEGPGVHEHDIVVKK; encoded by the coding sequence ATGTGTGCTGCACCCAAGCAAGGGCAGAAGCTGCCCGCCGGCGTCGACGTCGAGAAGGAGACCGTCCTCACCGGGCAGGTCAACGACTCCGAGGGCACGCCGGTGGCCGGCGCGTTCGTCCGGCTGCTCGACTCGACCGGTGAGTTCACCGCCGAGGTCGTCGCCAGCCCGACCGGCGATTTCCGCTTCTTCGCCGCTCCCGGCACGTGGACGCTGCGCGCGCTGTCCTCGGTCGGCAACGGCGACGTGACGATCTCGCCGGAGGGCCCCGGCGTCCACGAGCACGACATCGTGGTCAAGAAGTAG
- a CDS encoding SRPBCC family protein — protein sequence MSDEQRISTASRRIVAPAARIFELIADPARQPEWDGNDNLSDAAPGGRVTAVGEVFAMTLTNGAVRENHVVEFEEGRLIAWKPAEEGAEPVGHLWRWELEPDGDTSTLVTHTYDWTDLHDPSRLARARATTPDRLRSSIDRLAGIAENG from the coding sequence ATGAGCGATGAACAGCGCATCTCGACGGCGAGCCGGCGGATCGTCGCCCCGGCCGCACGCATCTTCGAGCTGATCGCCGACCCGGCTCGGCAGCCCGAGTGGGACGGCAATGACAACCTGTCCGACGCGGCGCCGGGTGGGCGCGTGACCGCGGTCGGCGAGGTGTTCGCGATGACCCTCACGAACGGAGCGGTACGGGAGAACCATGTCGTCGAATTCGAGGAAGGCCGTCTGATCGCCTGGAAGCCCGCCGAAGAGGGTGCCGAACCCGTCGGCCACCTGTGGCGGTGGGAACTCGAGCCAGACGGTGACACCTCGACGCTGGTGACCCACACCTACGACTGGACGGATCTGCACGATCCCTCCCGTCTTGCGCGGGCGCGGGCGACAACGCCCGACCGGTTGCGGTCGTCGATCGACCGGCTCGCCGGCATCGCGGAGAATGGCTGA
- a CDS encoding FABP family protein, which produces MTRPADQPDGAPRRSGDDAINQAAERARETADRNLPEWGELPLQHDTANLRLGADLHSGLLALLPMVGVWQGEGEGNDPDTGEDYHFAQQIIVSHDGQNFLNWQARSWVIDDDARFVGPDLRETGFWRIGDDDTIELLLAHAEGSIELFYGQPLNQTSWELATDVVIRADSGRRTGGAKRLYGLVEDGDLAYVEERVDADGDLIPRMSAKLRRYVG; this is translated from the coding sequence GTGACCCGACCTGCGGATCAACCGGACGGCGCACCGCGCCGGTCCGGCGACGACGCGATCAACCAGGCCGCCGAGCGTGCCCGCGAGACCGCGGACCGCAACCTTCCCGAGTGGGGCGAGCTGCCGCTCCAGCACGACACCGCCAATCTGCGCCTGGGCGCAGATCTGCATTCCGGCCTGCTGGCGCTCTTACCGATGGTCGGGGTCTGGCAAGGCGAGGGCGAGGGCAACGATCCTGACACCGGCGAGGACTACCACTTCGCCCAGCAGATCATCGTCAGTCATGACGGCCAGAACTTTCTCAACTGGCAGGCCCGCTCGTGGGTGATCGACGACGATGCACGTTTCGTCGGTCCCGATCTGCGTGAGACCGGGTTCTGGCGGATCGGCGACGACGACACGATCGAACTGCTGCTGGCTCATGCGGAGGGATCGATCGAGCTGTTCTATGGTCAGCCCCTGAACCAGACGTCGTGGGAACTCGCCACCGACGTGGTCATCAGAGCAGATTCCGGGCGTCGCACCGGCGGCGCAAAACGGCTGTACGGGCTCGTCGAGGACGGCGACCTCGCTTACGTCGAAGAACGCGTCGACGCCGATGGCGACCTCATCCCACGTATGTCGGCCAAGCTCCGCCGCTACGTAGGCTGA
- the cydC gene encoding thiol reductant ABC exporter subunit CydC, whose amino-acid sequence MRSEADERDADRRPDPLRRAFAFLGLRGRPLVRSVLLGVGGSLSALGLAALSAWLITRAWQMPPVLYLSVAITAVRALGISRGVFRYLERLATHDLALGAMATARERVYRRLATGAPAYSVTLRRGDLLARTGDDIDEIGNALIRGVIPIVVGAITGVAAVVIMAFVSWWAALILAVALVVSGVVAPWLAARGSARSIGDSSDAATRASEAALAALWHAPELTVARRREHVLAGARAADTEALAAADRGLRHEAAAAAATPLAMGASLLAACLIGIGFASSVPGSLASVASGEGLTPMILGVLILLPLSAFESTGPLTEAGVQIERSRQSAARVMALVDGAGLPEPGPDEGPWDRVIHRDPVTIDVEALRWGWSSTKVLGPADGVSFRLPPGARMVVVGPSGAGKSALMLSLAGLLDARKGTVACTDADGDPVDLRSAVCYVAEEGHVFSTTVRENLLVARGDADDAELSAALDTVGLGTWIAGLPDGIDTALTGGADAVSGGQRRRLLLARALLHPAPVVLLDEPTEHLDADDARELLRRLVATEGGLFGPSKIVVIVTHHVGVHDFSMVNPSCAVLEVEPVAAR is encoded by the coding sequence GTGCGCAGTGAAGCCGATGAACGCGACGCCGACCGGCGGCCCGATCCCTTGCGGCGGGCCTTCGCCTTTCTCGGGTTACGCGGCCGGCCGCTGGTGCGGTCGGTCCTGTTGGGTGTGGGCGGATCGCTGTCCGCGTTGGGACTGGCGGCCCTGTCTGCGTGGTTGATCACGCGTGCCTGGCAGATGCCCCCGGTCCTCTACCTGTCGGTGGCGATCACCGCGGTACGCGCGCTCGGGATCTCGCGGGGCGTCTTCCGGTACCTCGAACGCCTGGCGACACACGACCTCGCCCTGGGGGCGATGGCGACGGCACGCGAACGCGTCTACCGCAGGCTAGCCACCGGGGCGCCCGCATATTCGGTGACACTGCGGCGGGGCGACCTGCTGGCCCGCACCGGCGACGACATCGACGAGATCGGCAACGCTCTGATCCGTGGGGTGATCCCGATCGTCGTCGGCGCGATCACCGGCGTCGCGGCGGTGGTCATCATGGCCTTCGTGTCGTGGTGGGCGGCGCTGATCCTCGCGGTCGCGTTGGTCGTCAGCGGGGTCGTCGCGCCGTGGCTTGCCGCGCGCGGTTCGGCGCGATCGATCGGTGACTCCTCGGATGCCGCGACCCGCGCTTCCGAGGCGGCGCTCGCCGCGCTCTGGCATGCGCCGGAACTGACCGTCGCGCGGCGCCGCGAGCACGTCCTCGCCGGTGCCCGGGCCGCCGACACCGAGGCGCTGGCCGCAGCTGATCGAGGATTGCGTCATGAGGCCGCGGCCGCTGCGGCGACACCGCTGGCCATGGGGGCCTCGTTGCTCGCCGCATGCCTGATCGGCATCGGTTTCGCGTCGTCGGTGCCGGGTTCGTTGGCGTCGGTGGCCTCAGGCGAGGGGCTCACTCCGATGATCCTCGGCGTCCTCATCCTGCTGCCGCTCTCGGCCTTCGAATCGACCGGTCCGCTCACCGAGGCGGGTGTCCAGATCGAGCGCAGCCGGCAGAGCGCCGCCCGGGTCATGGCACTGGTCGACGGCGCAGGTCTGCCCGAACCCGGCCCCGACGAGGGGCCGTGGGATCGCGTCATCCACCGGGATCCGGTGACGATCGACGTCGAGGCGCTGCGGTGGGGATGGTCGTCGACGAAGGTTCTCGGTCCGGCCGATGGCGTGTCCTTCCGTCTGCCGCCGGGTGCACGGATGGTGGTGGTCGGGCCGAGTGGAGCAGGGAAATCGGCGCTGATGCTGAGCCTTGCGGGGCTCCTGGACGCCCGCAAGGGCACCGTCGCCTGCACCGATGCCGACGGTGATCCGGTCGATCTGCGCTCGGCGGTCTGCTACGTCGCCGAGGAGGGACACGTCTTCTCCACCACGGTCCGGGAGAACCTCCTGGTGGCCCGAGGCGACGCCGACGACGCCGAGCTGTCGGCCGCTCTCGACACGGTGGGCCTCGGGACGTGGATCGCGGGGTTGCCCGACGGTATCGACACAGCCCTGACCGGCGGGGCCGATGCGGTCAGCGGCGGTCAGCGTCGGCGGCTGCTCCTGGCCCGGGCGTTGTTGCACCCGGCGCCGGTCGTACTGCTCGACGAGCCGACCGAGCATCTCGACGCCGACGACGCGCGAGAGCTCCTGCGCAGGCTCGTCGCCACCGAAGGCGGACTGTTCGGACCGTCCAAGATCGTCGTGATCGTCACGCATCACGTTGGGGTGCACGATTTTTCGATGGTCAATCCGAGCTGTGCGGTTCTCGAGGTCGAACCCGTCGCGGCCCGATGA